One window from the genome of Aneurinibacillus sp. REN35 encodes:
- a CDS encoding DoxX-like family protein, giving the protein MSKRRPVYVEAAIQTDVNTLWEYTQNPHKHERWDLRFSQITYLPKEEETKPQRFLYRTHIGFGLSIIGEGESIGSHTNEAGERTSSLRFWTGHPLSLIREGSGYWKYSPHESGVRFVTQYDYRTRFGWCGRWLDAVAFRPLIGWATAWSFDCLRLWLEKGIAPEISFSRSAVQWISIWTLALVWIYQGLVPKVIYRDAGELALLHGLGISPDSVGPIVLIGAGILEIVFGISTLLFWRQRVWFLLTIILLLGLGTGAFLGDAAVFTAPFNPVSLNVLMMSLSLIALINRHHLPDAKRCIRERKRVG; this is encoded by the coding sequence ATGAGCAAGAGACGGCCGGTATATGTGGAAGCAGCGATACAGACAGACGTCAATACGTTGTGGGAGTATACACAAAACCCGCATAAGCATGAGAGATGGGATCTGCGTTTTTCGCAGATTACGTATCTCCCGAAGGAAGAAGAGACAAAGCCTCAGCGTTTTTTGTACCGGACTCATATCGGATTCGGTCTCTCTATTATCGGTGAAGGGGAGAGTATTGGCTCCCATACGAATGAGGCCGGAGAGCGCACATCGTCTCTTAGGTTTTGGACCGGGCATCCGCTCTCGCTGATCCGTGAAGGCAGCGGGTATTGGAAGTACAGCCCACATGAGAGCGGTGTGCGCTTTGTGACGCAATATGACTATCGTACCCGCTTCGGCTGGTGTGGGCGCTGGCTGGACGCAGTTGCTTTTCGCCCATTGATCGGATGGGCAACCGCTTGGAGCTTCGATTGCCTGCGTCTGTGGCTGGAGAAGGGCATTGCCCCCGAAATTTCCTTTAGCCGCAGTGCGGTTCAGTGGATCAGTATCTGGACGCTTGCGTTGGTGTGGATCTATCAAGGATTGGTTCCAAAGGTAATATACCGAGATGCTGGTGAATTGGCGCTGCTTCATGGACTGGGCATTTCCCCCGATTCTGTTGGGCCGATTGTGCTGATAGGCGCAGGCATATTGGAGATCGTATTCGGCATTAGTACACTCTTATTCTGGAGACAACGTGTGTGGTTTCTTCTGACTATTATTTTGCTGCTCGGTCTTGGGACAGGTGCATTTTTGGGTGATGCAGCTGTTTTTACAGCACCGTTCAATCCAGTTAGTTTAAATGTACTTATGATGTCATTGTCACTCATCGCTTTGATCAATCGGCATCATCTTCCGGATGCGAAGCGGTGTATCCGAGAAAGAAAACGGGTGGGATGA
- a CDS encoding DUF4166 domain-containing protein produces MKSIYQLALGERYERLHPKLQEKFGLTSTCGRAAISHGTMEEIRGGWAFLRPLFYLGTKRRMVFPERGRHIPFRLENYAYRDSYARECVIWARAFQFPTRTRHFDAVMVYNRQKKSIVDYFGSHQDFVSDLELNILEDGGIRIVSTGQWMLIGQTSVRLPAWLRADADVTERYHEDADMFSIHVRVRNPLIGTLFEYIGRFRTSYIDISPGEVPGRVKPVKERSLEGEI; encoded by the coding sequence ATGAAGTCGATCTATCAGCTAGCCTTAGGGGAGCGATATGAGCGCCTGCATCCTAAGCTGCAGGAGAAATTTGGATTGACGAGTACCTGTGGAAGAGCTGCGATCTCACACGGTACAATGGAAGAAATTCGCGGGGGTTGGGCGTTTTTGCGTCCGCTTTTTTACTTGGGAACGAAGAGACGGATGGTGTTTCCAGAGAGGGGGCGGCATATACCGTTTCGGTTGGAGAACTATGCCTATCGTGATTCTTATGCAAGGGAATGTGTCATTTGGGCGCGTGCCTTTCAGTTTCCAACACGTACGCGTCATTTTGATGCGGTAATGGTCTACAATAGGCAAAAAAAGAGCATTGTTGATTATTTCGGTTCACATCAAGATTTTGTATCGGATTTAGAGTTAAACATACTTGAGGATGGCGGAATTCGCATAGTATCGACCGGGCAATGGATGCTTATCGGTCAGACGTCTGTCCGGCTTCCTGCATGGCTTAGAGCAGATGCGGATGTGACGGAGCGCTATCATGAAGATGCTGATATGTTTTCCATCCATGTTCGGGTGCGTAATCCGCTCATTGGAACTTTATTTGAGTACATAGGCCGCTTCCGCACATCCTATATTGATATATCGCCAGGCGAGGTGCCGGGTCGTGTGAAACCGGTGAAAGAGCGCAGTCTAGAAGGAGAGATATGA
- a CDS encoding YndJ family protein, translating to MMNRGAWMCIGVGMVLWLLSWVVLSVGYIERLLLFAFFVTVPLALLITKSRSRYGKTSQLYRTIRRLHIPLAVLGALSFVYPAGPIAGLLSLGWLLFTCIVGWYGLLRFLERGFYFLEEFCIDAGLMYMMLGGFWFTAQRFGLNIMHFGSLIILLTAIHFHFSSLSVPICSGLVGRMVEKGRLYRFMAIGNTISPLLIAVGITYSRTMEWLAVLFFACCIMIYVYYTFALTRSIHASRYAKALLLLSSLSLLFTIGFAIAYGVGRGFGMEVVSIPTMVLVHGTGNAFGFVFLGFLAWAYIHPEARFPASSIPHSRMRGRGRIGADFLERNGWIDSSRAQCTGLVDDFSVYESRFFHIARLNSRIQHFYEHTLAYELEAWVRWLNMFGILSRVYKPLAERMEQLNLPLNHTDGPVVMDGRIVPVHSARDGRENVRAWVRTDKKTGTAVFVAVYSSHTDQEERYMNIALPLPFGNMTGILRVRHDKSDGLILTSVPRAEGGGDEGIYYAVAGMLFRLPLNETFHVRADQEGKLYAEHRMWLFGIPFLFLSYMITSNASFFECR from the coding sequence ATGATGAATAGAGGGGCGTGGATGTGCATCGGAGTAGGCATGGTGCTATGGCTTTTGAGTTGGGTTGTGCTGTCTGTAGGGTATATCGAGCGATTATTGCTGTTTGCTTTTTTTGTTACGGTTCCGCTCGCGCTATTGATTACGAAGAGTAGGAGTCGATATGGGAAAACATCTCAACTCTATCGAACGATTCGGCGGTTGCATATCCCGCTTGCCGTGCTTGGTGCTCTATCGTTTGTCTACCCGGCTGGGCCGATTGCAGGATTGCTTTCGCTGGGGTGGTTGTTGTTTACGTGCATAGTTGGATGGTATGGACTGCTTCGTTTTTTGGAACGGGGCTTTTATTTTTTGGAGGAATTTTGTATTGATGCGGGTCTGATGTATATGATGCTGGGTGGCTTCTGGTTTACGGCACAACGCTTCGGACTGAATATTATGCACTTTGGCAGTCTCATCATTTTATTAACAGCCATCCATTTTCACTTTTCTTCGCTTTCGGTTCCTATTTGCAGTGGACTTGTTGGGCGTATGGTTGAGAAGGGACGTCTGTATCGCTTTATGGCTATAGGCAATACGATCAGCCCGCTGCTTATCGCGGTTGGTATTACGTATTCGCGTACAATGGAATGGCTTGCGGTGCTGTTTTTTGCCTGCTGTATTATGATTTATGTGTACTATACGTTTGCTCTTACCCGTTCTATACATGCGAGTAGATATGCAAAGGCATTGCTGCTGCTCTCCTCGCTGTCACTTCTTTTTACAATCGGATTTGCTATAGCGTATGGGGTGGGAAGAGGATTTGGGATGGAGGTGGTCTCCATTCCAACGATGGTGCTTGTCCACGGGACAGGCAATGCATTTGGCTTTGTATTTCTTGGTTTTCTTGCCTGGGCCTATATCCATCCCGAGGCGCGCTTTCCTGCTTCTAGTATTCCGCACAGCCGCATGCGAGGGAGAGGGCGAATCGGTGCTGATTTTCTCGAGCGGAATGGATGGATAGATTCTTCTCGCGCGCAGTGTACTGGTTTGGTTGATGACTTTTCCGTGTATGAGAGTCGGTTCTTTCATATCGCTCGCCTGAATTCCCGCATTCAACATTTCTATGAGCATACGCTTGCATATGAACTTGAAGCGTGGGTGCGATGGTTGAATATGTTTGGGATTTTATCACGGGTATACAAGCCGCTTGCAGAGCGAATGGAGCAGCTTAACCTTCCGCTGAATCATACGGACGGTCCAGTAGTGATGGATGGAAGGATTGTTCCTGTACATAGCGCACGGGACGGTAGGGAAAATGTGCGGGCATGGGTGCGCACCGATAAGAAGACAGGTACAGCCGTTTTTGTCGCTGTGTATTCATCCCATACAGATCAAGAGGAGAGGTATATGAATATTGCTCTTCCGCTGCCATTTGGGAACATGACGGGAATTCTGCGAGTAAGACATGACAAATCAGACGGCTTAATCCTAACCAGTGTGCCTCGTGCTGAAGGTGGTGGAGATGAAGGGATTTATTACGCCGTGGCGGGTATGCTTTTCCGTCTGCCGTTGAATGAGACATTTCATGTGCGCGCAGATCAAGAGGGGAAGTTGTATGCCGAGCACCGGATGTGGCTGTTCGGCATACCGTTTCTTTTCCTCTCGTATATGATTACTTCGAACGCATCTTTCTTTGAATGTCGTTAA
- a CDS encoding helical membrane plugin domain-containing protein, whose product MAKPIRHIEYATPTEAEKQAESLTEILQAISESREAILIFLDILRDMQTSGALDIIQGMLKNREELGSLGIKFINVANLPIMMKNLIIASQFLGKMDPIQTERIFKGLQHGLEQAANPEDRHTTGIWGLAKSLRDPEINSALVAGLDFLRGMSRELHKEREHIKREANEHVYQDPLKQKSAH is encoded by the coding sequence ATGGCGAAGCCGATACGACACATTGAATATGCGACACCTACCGAAGCGGAAAAACAAGCCGAATCATTAACCGAGATTCTACAAGCGATAAGCGAGAGCCGGGAAGCTATTCTTATATTCTTGGATATTCTGCGGGACATGCAAACGTCCGGTGCGCTCGATATCATACAAGGAATGCTCAAAAATAGAGAGGAACTGGGCTCTCTTGGCATTAAGTTCATTAATGTGGCGAACCTGCCGATTATGATGAAAAACCTCATTATCGCCTCACAGTTCCTCGGCAAAATGGATCCGATACAGACCGAGCGAATCTTCAAAGGGCTTCAGCACGGATTAGAACAAGCCGCTAATCCAGAAGATCGACACACCACCGGAATCTGGGGGCTGGCCAAGTCCTTGCGCGATCCGGAGATTAACTCAGCGCTCGTTGCCGGACTTGACTTCTTACGCGGCATGAGCCGAGAGTTGCACAAAGAACGGGAACATATCAAACGCGAAGCGAATGAACATGTCTATCAAGATCCGCTCAAGCAAAAATCTGCACATTGA
- the fdhF gene encoding formate dehydrogenase subunit alpha, with amino-acid sequence MDENRISFRLNNKEVHAKKGETILSAAEGHDCFIPNICYHSQLGSMQTCDTCLVEVDGELKRACVTEIASDMQVATTSSIVKEAQSEAMSRILKNHELYCTVCDNNNGNCKVHNTTEYLEMEHQKYEFEAKPYEPDFSHPFYRYEPDQCILCARCVEACQDLQVNETLSIDWSRENPRVIWDQDVPIDQSSCVSCGHCVSVCPCNALMETSMLGEAGYLTGITGNVLAPMIDLTKEVEPGYREIFMVSEMEASMRKSRIQRTKTVCTYCGVGCSFEIWTKDRHILKVEPQEEAPVNGISTCVKGKWGWDFVNSEDRLKKPLIRRGDRFVEASWDEALSLIAEKLGGIKEQHGANAIGYIASSKCSNEENYLFQKFARAIMQTNNVDNCSRYCQSPATAGLMRTVGYGGDTGSIRDIAGAGLVIIIGANPAESHPVLATRVKRAHKLHGQKLIVSDLRKNEMAERADIHLTPNPGTDLVWLSAVTKYIIDQGLEDRDFLRKKVNGFEEYLTSLETYTLAYAEEISGIPQATLIQVAEMIHKAGSTCILWAMGVTQHIGGTDTSTAICNLLLATGNFARPHTGAYPLRGHNNVQGACDFGTMPAWFPGYELVSDDSVRTRYEKAWGVKLPQEPGYDNHQMVEAIDKGDIKALYLFGEDMALVDANANHVAQAFSKLEFFVVQDVFFSKTAEYADVVLPAAPSLEKDGTFTNTERRIQRFHKIFEPLGDSKPDWLIIQEVANRLGANWSYTHPREIMAEAASLAPLFAGVSYERLEGWKSLTWPVHPDGTDTPLLYESGFAFADGKARLYPVHWTPPFKPGKPFDLHINNGRLLEHFHEGNMTYKSNGLRHKVPGPWLEVSPELAQERGIKDGALVRLTSPYGKVEVRVLVTDRVRGNELYLPMNTSKKNEAVNHLTSSYHDKETHTPNYKEMDVTLEVLEAEGEPPLPRYNHRFATRNPQMGVRVEEKWERPDYEPIAETLRKERDRYGEADTTH; translated from the coding sequence ATGGATGAAAACCGCATTTCATTTCGTTTAAACAACAAAGAAGTGCATGCTAAAAAGGGCGAAACCATTCTGTCCGCAGCCGAAGGACATGATTGTTTCATCCCAAATATTTGCTATCATTCGCAGCTCGGCTCAATGCAAACATGCGACACGTGTCTTGTTGAAGTAGACGGGGAATTAAAACGCGCCTGTGTTACAGAAATAGCGTCTGACATGCAGGTAGCCACTACTTCCTCAATTGTAAAAGAAGCGCAATCCGAAGCGATGTCGCGCATATTAAAAAACCATGAGCTATACTGTACGGTCTGTGATAATAACAACGGAAACTGCAAGGTGCACAACACAACCGAGTACCTGGAGATGGAGCATCAGAAATATGAATTTGAAGCAAAACCGTATGAACCCGACTTCTCCCATCCTTTTTACCGTTATGAGCCTGATCAATGTATTCTCTGTGCGCGCTGTGTAGAAGCGTGTCAGGATTTACAGGTCAATGAGACGCTCAGCATTGATTGGAGCCGCGAGAATCCGCGTGTCATCTGGGATCAGGATGTGCCGATTGATCAATCCTCCTGCGTCTCCTGCGGACATTGCGTCTCGGTCTGTCCGTGCAATGCTTTGATGGAGACATCCATGCTGGGTGAAGCAGGATACTTGACAGGCATTACTGGGAATGTGCTCGCACCAATGATCGACTTAACGAAGGAAGTAGAGCCCGGGTATCGGGAGATCTTCATGGTATCCGAGATGGAAGCATCCATGCGCAAGTCACGTATTCAACGTACGAAAACTGTCTGTACATACTGCGGGGTCGGCTGCAGCTTCGAGATCTGGACCAAAGACCGCCATATCCTAAAAGTCGAACCGCAGGAGGAAGCGCCGGTTAATGGTATCTCTACCTGTGTGAAGGGAAAATGGGGTTGGGATTTCGTCAATAGTGAGGATCGATTGAAAAAGCCGCTCATCCGCCGCGGCGACCGATTTGTCGAAGCGAGCTGGGATGAAGCGCTAAGCCTGATCGCAGAAAAGCTAGGAGGCATTAAAGAACAGCACGGGGCGAATGCGATCGGATATATTGCATCCTCAAAATGCAGCAACGAAGAAAACTACCTGTTCCAGAAATTCGCGCGCGCGATCATGCAAACAAACAACGTAGACAACTGCTCACGCTACTGCCAGTCTCCCGCTACTGCAGGACTTATGCGTACGGTCGGATATGGCGGCGACACCGGAAGCATCCGGGATATTGCAGGAGCGGGCCTTGTCATCATCATCGGAGCAAACCCTGCAGAATCGCATCCCGTACTTGCTACCCGTGTCAAACGAGCACATAAGCTGCACGGACAAAAACTCATCGTCTCTGACCTGCGCAAGAACGAGATGGCTGAGCGTGCTGACATCCACCTGACTCCGAATCCAGGCACGGACCTCGTCTGGCTCTCTGCCGTCACCAAATACATCATTGATCAGGGCTTAGAAGACCGCGATTTCCTGCGCAAGAAGGTAAACGGCTTTGAAGAATACCTCACTTCCCTGGAAACCTATACGCTCGCCTATGCGGAAGAAATATCCGGCATACCCCAAGCTACATTAATTCAGGTTGCAGAAATGATTCATAAAGCCGGATCAACCTGCATCCTTTGGGCTATGGGAGTCACCCAGCACATCGGGGGCACCGATACAAGTACGGCTATCTGCAATCTGCTGCTTGCAACCGGTAACTTCGCCCGTCCGCATACAGGCGCCTACCCGCTTCGCGGCCATAATAACGTACAGGGCGCGTGTGATTTCGGCACCATGCCTGCTTGGTTCCCAGGGTATGAGCTGGTCTCTGATGACAGCGTACGAACGCGGTACGAAAAAGCTTGGGGCGTAAAACTCCCACAGGAGCCAGGTTATGACAACCATCAAATGGTGGAAGCGATTGATAAAGGCGATATCAAAGCGCTATATCTCTTTGGAGAAGACATGGCATTGGTGGATGCCAATGCGAACCATGTAGCCCAAGCGTTTAGCAAGCTGGAATTTTTCGTTGTACAAGACGTATTCTTCTCGAAGACAGCGGAATATGCGGATGTCGTCCTGCCAGCCGCACCAAGCCTTGAGAAAGACGGTACATTCACAAATACAGAACGCCGGATTCAACGCTTCCATAAAATATTCGAACCGCTGGGCGATTCGAAGCCGGATTGGCTAATCATTCAGGAAGTAGCGAATCGACTGGGCGCAAACTGGTCCTATACACATCCAAGAGAGATTATGGCCGAAGCTGCTTCCTTGGCACCCTTGTTTGCCGGTGTCAGCTACGAGCGTCTGGAAGGATGGAAGAGTCTAACTTGGCCTGTACACCCGGACGGAACAGACACTCCGCTTCTATACGAGAGCGGCTTCGCGTTTGCCGATGGAAAAGCCCGTCTTTATCCGGTACACTGGACACCGCCGTTCAAACCGGGAAAACCATTTGATCTGCATATTAATAACGGACGGCTGCTTGAGCATTTCCATGAAGGTAATATGACATATAAATCAAATGGATTGCGCCATAAAGTACCAGGGCCTTGGCTTGAGGTCTCTCCGGAACTAGCACAGGAACGCGGGATCAAAGATGGCGCATTGGTACGCTTAACCTCTCCATATGGCAAAGTGGAGGTACGGGTACTTGTGACGGATCGGGTACGGGGCAATGAACTGTATCTTCCTATGAACACATCGAAGAAAAACGAAGCGGTCAACCATCTAACAAGCAGCTATCATGATAAAGAAACCCATACACCAAACTATAAGGAAATGGATGTAACCCTTGAGGTACTCGAAGCCGAGGGGGAGCCGCCGCTGCCAAGGTACAATCACCGCTTCGCCACACGTAATCCGCAAATGGGCGTACGTGTAGAAGAAAAGTGGGAACGTCCGGATTACGAGCCGATCGCAGAAACACTACGGAAAGAGAGGGATCGTTATGGCGAAGCCGATACGACACATTGA
- a CDS encoding peroxiredoxin, with translation MAERLVGKKAPDFTMDTVLGNGQEFGKASLADYRGKWLILFFYPMDFTFVCPTEITAISDAYERFAELDTEILGASTDSVYTHSAWINTSRDDNGLGVLNFPLAADLTHKVARDYGILVEDKGVAQRGLFIIDPEGELKYQVVTDDNVGRSVDETLRVLQALQAGGLCPANWKPGMNTL, from the coding sequence ATGGCAGAACGTTTAGTAGGTAAGAAAGCTCCAGACTTTACAATGGATACAGTACTTGGGAACGGACAAGAATTCGGTAAGGCATCGCTTGCTGATTATCGTGGCAAATGGCTGATTCTGTTTTTCTATCCGATGGATTTCACATTCGTGTGTCCGACAGAAATTACTGCAATCAGCGATGCGTATGAAAGATTTGCTGAGCTTGATACGGAAATTCTCGGTGCTTCCACCGATTCTGTATATACACACAGCGCATGGATCAATACATCCCGCGACGACAACGGACTGGGTGTGCTGAATTTCCCGCTTGCAGCCGATTTAACGCACAAAGTTGCGCGTGATTATGGTATTTTAGTAGAAGATAAAGGTGTAGCGCAGCGCGGATTATTCATCATCGACCCGGAAGGCGAATTAAAATACCAGGTTGTAACCGATGATAATGTAGGGCGCTCCGTAGATGAGACGCTCCGCGTGCTTCAAGCGCTGCAGGCGGGCGGCCTGTGCCCGGCCAACTGGAAACCAGGCATGAACACATTATAA
- a CDS encoding redoxin domain-containing protein gives MPMRLKTPMPSLAGATEWFNNEGFTPEDLAGHPVLIHFWAVSCHICHEVMDEVVSYVDAYKDHGLKVVGIHMPKQEGDLDVAKVKRDIEQYNIVQPVAVDNTHAMTDAFENQFVPAFFLFDKEGKLVYRAAGDKGFKNVKSKIEELLGITQ, from the coding sequence ATGCCAATGAGACTGAAAACCCCGATGCCTTCGCTTGCCGGGGCAACGGAATGGTTCAATAATGAAGGCTTTACACCAGAAGATCTAGCGGGACATCCTGTGCTGATCCACTTCTGGGCGGTATCGTGCCACATTTGCCATGAAGTGATGGATGAAGTCGTATCCTATGTGGATGCGTACAAAGACCACGGGCTGAAAGTCGTCGGCATTCACATGCCAAAGCAGGAAGGTGACCTTGATGTCGCGAAAGTAAAAAGAGACATTGAGCAGTATAACATCGTGCAGCCGGTAGCTGTGGATAATACGCACGCCATGACCGATGCATTTGAGAACCAATTTGTTCCTGCTTTCTTCCTTTTTGATAAGGAAGGCAAGCTCGTGTATCGGGCTGCAGGTGATAAAGGCTTCAAGAATGTGAAATCGAAAATTGAAGAACTGCTGGGTATTACCCAGTAA
- a CDS encoding phosphotransferase enzyme family protein — MEVAVENVFTDEIIKEGAECFGVIAGKQVGDFENYLYEARDCNGQKYVLRFTHSSHRTFAQMDAELSFLEYVGSRGARVARPHRSRDGNLVEEAAAADGTVFFMALFEFAPGERVQEGDATVWNEQLFYTWGKTIGALHRITMDYPKTKVRPDWQENEWNIVHSMEEVEIREIAQEITADIQKLPRTKATFGLVHGDIHHGNFHYMDGNITVFDFDDAMYHYFIHDIAIVLYYSLLRQERTEAERAAFARMQLAALRNGYETEHRLEDMWYESIPLFMRMRDLTLYGTLCKKFAGKEMPDVFKKMAASIHKRILARKSSMEL, encoded by the coding sequence ATGGAAGTGGCGGTAGAGAATGTTTTTACAGATGAAATTATAAAGGAAGGGGCGGAGTGCTTCGGGGTGATAGCCGGGAAGCAGGTGGGGGATTTTGAGAACTATCTGTATGAAGCGAGGGATTGTAACGGACAGAAATATGTGCTTCGGTTTACGCATTCATCACATCGAACGTTTGCGCAGATGGATGCGGAATTATCCTTTCTTGAATATGTGGGAAGCCGTGGAGCAAGGGTAGCGCGTCCGCATCGCTCGCGAGATGGCAACTTGGTCGAAGAGGCAGCAGCGGCGGACGGTACCGTTTTTTTTATGGCCTTGTTTGAATTTGCCCCGGGAGAGCGTGTGCAGGAAGGAGATGCGACGGTATGGAATGAGCAACTGTTTTATACATGGGGCAAAACCATCGGAGCACTTCATCGAATCACAATGGATTATCCAAAAACGAAAGTGCGGCCGGATTGGCAGGAGAACGAATGGAACATTGTTCACAGCATGGAAGAGGTTGAAATCAGAGAGATTGCCCAGGAGATTACTGCGGACATTCAAAAGCTGCCTCGCACCAAGGCTACCTTCGGACTTGTGCATGGGGATATTCATCATGGAAATTTTCATTATATGGACGGAAACATCACCGTATTTGATTTTGATGATGCGATGTATCATTATTTTATTCACGATATTGCTATTGTGCTGTACTATTCGCTGCTTCGACAGGAACGAACGGAAGCGGAGAGAGCCGCCTTTGCCCGCATGCAGCTAGCCGCTCTGCGGAACGGGTATGAAACCGAGCATCGATTAGAAGATATGTGGTATGAATCGATTCCGTTATTTATGCGAATGCGTGATCTTACGCTGTACGGTACCCTATGCAAAAAGTTCGCGGGCAAAGAAATGCCGGACGTGTTTAAGAAAATGGCAGCCTCCATCCATAAGCGTATTCTCGCACGCAAAAGTTCGATGGAGCTATAG
- a CDS encoding glycosyltransferase family A protein, translating into MADIGIVMPVYYQNPDHLRTAIQTVLDQTYRNFELIIVVDGAQEMVPLIQAYVQGDIRVHILFYEQNQGVAHALNIGFARILKNPDIEYVTWVSSDNVHYPYMLESMHREITRCPPEVGIVYSSFNRILPDGSPAHPPSFLNELHQWQNQPKERLLSHCTIGPAFLHRVSFCKMVGDYRFTLVQDYDYWLRMTDYCEIRYIPDQLMAYRVESKYSLTTQAKETKEKEEFLWKEMRIAQTEAKRRRKKGSRSLLIAGQISPFVDASNVWGKTHVVEVTSAKSSSSVAHTLQKERVDVTVLYFIEDLERPTVEVFLQLYPVLTAFSQVWLLSASPYGDAGRLADAVKKRFGTILHVANTPYASMYTAVKAAIENITTTYTVILRTPAAGIDWSWIKEAVSKHEQDRSRIHAVFRKGNMLRTQIAPGRLVHAEYVYRTEVLQRLIFGGRA; encoded by the coding sequence ATGGCAGACATAGGTATTGTTATGCCGGTATATTATCAGAATCCGGATCATCTCCGTACGGCAATTCAGACGGTGCTTGATCAGACATACCGGAATTTCGAGCTGATTATTGTGGTAGACGGGGCGCAAGAGATGGTTCCTCTTATTCAAGCATATGTGCAGGGGGATATAAGGGTACATATCCTGTTCTATGAACAGAATCAAGGGGTAGCTCATGCGCTAAATATAGGATTTGCGCGGATACTTAAGAACCCGGATATTGAATATGTTACATGGGTTTCGAGTGATAATGTGCACTATCCGTATATGCTTGAGAGTATGCATCGGGAAATAACCCGTTGTCCGCCTGAAGTAGGAATCGTATACAGCAGTTTTAATCGGATTCTCCCGGATGGCTCGCCTGCCCATCCCCCGTCTTTTTTAAATGAACTGCACCAGTGGCAGAATCAGCCGAAAGAACGTCTTCTTTCCCATTGCACGATCGGCCCTGCCTTTCTGCATCGTGTTTCCTTCTGTAAGATGGTCGGTGATTATCGTTTCACCCTTGTCCAGGATTATGATTATTGGCTGCGCATGACAGATTATTGTGAAATTAGATACATTCCAGATCAGTTAATGGCCTACCGTGTAGAATCCAAGTACAGTCTTACTACCCAGGCAAAGGAGACGAAAGAGAAGGAAGAATTTCTCTGGAAGGAGATGCGCATAGCGCAGACTGAAGCAAAACGACGCAGAAAGAAGGGGAGCAGGTCTTTGTTGATAGCAGGACAGATCAGCCCGTTTGTGGACGCATCGAATGTATGGGGGAAGACGCATGTTGTGGAGGTTACTTCCGCCAAGTCCTCTTCATCCGTAGCGCATACGCTACAGAAAGAACGTGTGGACGTAACCGTTCTGTATTTTATTGAAGACCTAGAAAGGCCGACAGTAGAGGTCTTCCTTCAACTGTATCCGGTACTTACTGCATTCAGTCAGGTATGGCTGCTTTCTGCTTCACCATACGGGGATGCGGGTCGGCTTGCAGATGCCGTAAAAAAGAGGTTTGGGACAATATTACACGTTGCAAACACCCCGTATGCCAGCATGTATACCGCCGTAAAAGCCGCAATAGAAAACATCACGACAACGTATACGGTCATTTTGCGAACACCGGCTGCGGGAATAGATTGGAGTTGGATTAAAGAAGCAGTATCGAAGCATGAACAGGACAGGAGCCGTATTCATGCTGTGTTTCGCAAGGGAAATATGCTCCGCACGCAGATTGCTCCGGGAAGGTTGGTTCATGCTGAATACGTATATCGGACCGAAGTGTTGCAGCGCCTTATATTTGGTGGAAGAGCTTAG
- a CDS encoding methylated-DNA--[protein]-cysteine S-methyltransferase has translation MEGNSKQHLYWNLFVYNQWKMYMAATEDGLCYVGSQNKGFDELAQWAKSRLPTYVLEQDAHRLQLYTNQFIEYFQGQRTVFTFPLDFYGTPFQVTVWNALCNIPYGCTYSYSDIATHIQKPYAVRAVGSAIGANPLLVAIPCHRVIGKNGKLTGYRGGLRMKEDLLFLEKAKPAVKTGGLDLPSDPKVLI, from the coding sequence ATGGAGGGAAATAGCAAGCAACATCTCTATTGGAACTTGTTTGTGTATAATCAGTGGAAGATGTATATGGCTGCAACAGAAGACGGGCTATGTTATGTAGGTTCTCAGAACAAGGGATTTGACGAGTTGGCACAATGGGCTAAGAGCCGACTGCCAACGTATGTTTTGGAACAGGATGCACACAGGCTTCAGCTCTATACGAATCAATTCATCGAATATTTTCAAGGGCAGCGCACCGTTTTTACATTTCCGCTTGATTTCTATGGAACCCCATTTCAAGTAACCGTATGGAACGCATTATGCAATATACCATACGGCTGCACATACTCTTACTCGGATATTGCAACACATATTCAAAAACCATATGCCGTACGTGCTGTTGGATCTGCTATTGGGGCCAACCCCTTGTTAGTTGCGATCCCATGTCACCGTGTCATCGGTAAAAACGGAAAGCTGACAGGCTATAGAGGAGGGCTTCGCATGAAGGAAGATCTGCTGTTTTTAGAGAAAGCAAAACCCGCCGTAAAAACAGGCGGGCTTGATCTGCCTTCTGATCCAAAGGTTCTTATTTGA